A single Gemmatimonadetes bacterium SCN 70-22 DNA region contains:
- a CDS encoding Rossman fold protein, TIGR00730 family, protein MPPDHPRHIDLRFLEGPRSRWSELVNVLSIAGEFIRGFRRLHFVGPCVTFFGSARFKEDHPYYEASRELARRVGRVGFTIMTGGGPGVMEAANRGARDVGARSIGCGIVLPHEQAMNPYCDISLIFDRFFVRKVLLVKYSICFVVMPGGAGTLDELFEAITLIQTGKLEDFPILLYGKDYWAPMLAQLDRMVAEGTIGQKELSFVYVADSIEEATTLLQERLVAMWQEREHRGDKPKWWFLEPRVRTPSAAG, encoded by the coding sequence ATGCCTCCCGATCACCCCCGACACATCGACCTCCGCTTCCTCGAAGGGCCGCGCTCCCGCTGGTCCGAGCTCGTCAATGTCCTGAGCATCGCCGGTGAGTTCATCCGTGGCTTCCGCCGGCTGCACTTCGTGGGACCCTGCGTCACCTTCTTCGGAAGCGCGCGCTTCAAGGAGGACCACCCGTACTACGAGGCCAGCCGTGAGCTGGCGCGACGCGTCGGGCGCGTGGGGTTCACGATCATGACCGGGGGCGGGCCGGGGGTCATGGAGGCCGCCAACCGCGGCGCGCGCGACGTGGGGGCGCGCAGCATCGGGTGCGGCATCGTCCTCCCGCACGAGCAGGCGATGAACCCCTACTGCGACATCAGCCTGATCTTCGACCGCTTCTTCGTTCGCAAGGTGCTCCTCGTCAAGTACAGCATCTGCTTCGTGGTGATGCCGGGAGGGGCGGGGACGCTGGACGAGCTGTTCGAGGCGATCACCCTCATCCAGACGGGGAAGCTGGAGGACTTCCCGATCCTCCTGTACGGCAAGGACTACTGGGCGCCGATGCTGGCGCAGCTGGACCGCATGGTGGCGGAGGGGACGATCGGCCAGAAGGAGCTCTCGTTCGTCTACGTGGCCGACAGCATCGAGGAGGCGACGACGTTGCTGCAGGAGCGCCTGGTGGCGATGTGGCAGGAGCGCGAGCACCGCGGGGACAAGCCCAAGTGGTGGTTCCTGGAGCCGAGGGTGCGGACACCGTCAGCTGCAGGGTGA